The Actinopolymorpha sp. NPDC004070 genome includes the window CGATGTTCCAGGGCGCCGGCGTGTCCTGGCTGTTCAAGATCAAGAGCGCGTCGGAGAGCTGAACACCTTCTGGCCCGGACGCCGCGTGCACGACGTCGTGCACGCGGCGTCCGGGCCGGCACACCGTCGGCGGAACGTGAGGGAAGTGTATGCGGCTACGCAAGTACCTCGTCGGCAAATCGCTGTGGTACCTCGGCGCGCTGCTGGTCGCGCTGGTGCTGAACTTCCTGCTCCCGCGGCTCGTCCCCGGAAACCCCGTGGACGCGATCGTCGCGCAGCTCGGGCGTTCGGGAACGCAGGCTGACTCGCTGCAGCGGATCCACGAGCACTACGTCAAGGAGTTCGGCCTCGACCAGTCGATGGTGGGGCAGTTCTTCACCTATCTCGGCAACCTCGCCCACTTCGACCTGGGCACGTCGTTCGCGCAGTACCCCGCCCACGTCGACGGGCTGATCAGCCAGGCGCTGCCGTGGACGATCGGCCTGCAGCTTCCGGCCATCCTGATCGGCTGGCTGGTCGGCAACGCACTCGGCGCGCTGGCGGCGTTCAAGGGCGGGTGGTTCGACCGAGGGGCCTTCCTGAGCTCGCTGTTCCTGTCCAGCATGCCGTACTACTGCCTGGCGATCCTGCTGCTCTACCTGTGCGCGGTGGCGTTACCACTGCTGCCACCCGGAGGCGGCTACGAGCCGGGCAGCTCACCGGAGCTGAGTGTCACGTTCATGGTCGACGTGATGCGCCACTACTGGCTGCCGTTCCTGTCGCTGGTGCTGATCTTCGTCGGCGGACAGGCCGTCGGCATGCGGTCGATGGCGATCTACGAACTGAACTCCGACTACGTGAACTACGGCCGGGGTCTCGGCCTGTCGGACAAGCGGATCGTGCGGTACATCTTCCGCAACGCCATGCTGCCGCAGGTGACCGGTCTCGCCCTGTCGATCGGCACTCTGGTGGGCGGCGCCCTCATTACCGAGATCGTGTTCTCCTATCCCGGGATCGGTTCGCTGTTGTTTTCCGCGATCGGGCAGAACGACTATCCCGTCATCCAGGCGATCACCCTGATCATCCTGGTGGCCGTGTTGTTGTCGAACTTCCTCGTCGAGATCGCCTACGGGTTCGTCGACCCGCGGATCCGGGCGTCGCAGGCAGGTGAGCGCTGATGCGGATGGCACGCTTCACACCACGGTTCTGGGTCTCGG containing:
- a CDS encoding ABC transporter permease, with protein sequence MRLRKYLVGKSLWYLGALLVALVLNFLLPRLVPGNPVDAIVAQLGRSGTQADSLQRIHEHYVKEFGLDQSMVGQFFTYLGNLAHFDLGTSFAQYPAHVDGLISQALPWTIGLQLPAILIGWLVGNALGALAAFKGGWFDRGAFLSSLFLSSMPYYCLAILLLYLCAVALPLLPPGGGYEPGSSPELSVTFMVDVMRHYWLPFLSLVLIFVGGQAVGMRSMAIYELNSDYVNYGRGLGLSDKRIVRYIFRNAMLPQVTGLALSIGTLVGGALITEIVFSYPGIGSLLFSAIGQNDYPVIQAITLIILVAVLLSNFLVEIAYGFVDPRIRASQAGER